In the genome of Patescibacteria group bacterium, the window GCTTTCTTTTGATGAAAATATAAAAATAACAAAACAGTGTGTAGAATATGCAAAAAGTGTTAATCCGGATATTTTAGTTGAAGGTGAAATCGGCTATATTGGCACGTCATCGAAAATACTTGATGCAATACCGGAGGGTGCCGAAATAACAGAAGAGAACCTGACAAAACCAGAAGAGTTAAAGCAGTTTGTGAAAGAAACAGGTGTTGATTTGATAGCGCCTGCAGTGGGGAATCTCCACGGAATGTTGAGAAGTGGGAAGAATCCGAATATAAGTATAAAAAGAATATCAGAATTGAGAGAGGCAGGTGGTGTTCCTGTAGTTTTGCACGGTGGTTCAGGGATATCAGATGCAGATTTTAAAGATGCAATTGAAGCGGGGATTGCGATTGTGCACATCAACACCGAGATTCGCATTGCGTACAAAAAGGGGATCACCTTATCGCTTCAAGAGAATCCTGATGAAATTGCCCCGTACCGCTTTATGAAAAGAGGTATGCTAGAAATTGAGAAAGTAGTAGAAAGTAGATTGAAATTATTTAATAATTTATGAATCAGGAATCAAGAATTATGAAAAAAATCTACATAACACGAGCAATACCAGAGTCAGGAATTAAACTACTAAAAGAAGAGGGGCATGAGGTTACGGTAAGTGAAAAAGACGGAGTATTAACCACAGAGGAACTTATTTCTGAACTGAAAAAAACAGAGTATGATGCTGTACTTTGTCTTTTAACAGATACCATAAATGTTGCAGTGTACGACGCAGTCCCCTCCTCAAAAATTTTTGCAAATTATGCAGTCGGCTACAACAATATAGATGTTGAAGAAGCAAAGGAGCGTGGTATTACTGTCACAAACACTCCTGGGGTGTTGACAGAAACGGTAGCCGAACACACCTTTGCACTACTACTTGCAATTGCACTGCGCGTTGCCGAGGGTGACAGATTTACCAGGAAAGGATTATACGATGGGTGGGCGCCAATGCTTCTCTTGGGTACAGACCTAAAAGGTAAAACATTGGGAATTCTTGGTGCTGGACAAATAGGACAGCGGGTGACGCATCATGCAGTAAGGGGCTTTGATATGAAGGTCTGCTACTACGATGTAAAAAGAAATGAAGAATTTGAAAAAGAGTACGGAGCGACATTTGAAGAAAGTGTCGAGGGAGTACTCAAGAAGGCAGATTTTGTGACTGTGCATGTTCCCCTTTTGGATTCAACAAAACATTTAATCAATGCAGAGCGGTTGAAAATGATGAAACCGACTGCGTATCTGATAAATTCATCACGTGGTCCTGTTGTGGACGAGAGTGCATTAGTAGAAGCGCTTAAGAATAAAACAATACGTGGAGCGGCTCTCGATGTGTTTGAAGAAGAACCAAAACTTGCGCCTGGACTTTCTGAACTTGAGAATGTGGTTATCACACCACACACAGCGTCGGCGACGGAAGAAACACGTGGTAAAATGTCGGAGATTGCCGCACAAAATATTATTGAATATCTTTCTGGTAAGACTCCACCGAATATCGTTTCATAAGATTTAAGCAAGGAGGGTAGGGCGCACTTTCCGTTTTCGTACTGTGGGATTGATTTTTGGCGTTGTATGGATATAATGGTTCGGTATGTTAAAACTTGAAGTTGAAAAACGGGAAGCAACACAAAAGCCGAAAAAATTGAGAGAGGAGGGGAAAATCCCCGCAGTTTTTTATAGTGGCAAAGAGCCAACAACTTCAATAACATTATCCAAGAAAGATTTTGAAAAGGTATGGAAGGAAGCTGGGGAGTCATCGGTTATAGAGCTTTCAGGTGTCGGTGACAATAAAGAGGCGTTGATTCACGATGTAGACACAGATCCAGTATCAGGCAGTGTCCGTCATGCAGATTTTTATATTATTGAAAAAGGTAAAAAAGTTACTGTTAAAGTTCCTATTGAATTTGATGGCACTCCACTGGCAGTAAAAGATCTTGGGGGCACCCTCGTTAAGGTAATACATGAGCTTGAAATTGAAGTACTTCCAAAAGATTTACCGCACAACATCATAGTTGACGTTTCTTCCCTGTCTGATTTTGAAAGCAGAATTTTTGTAAAAGATATTAAACTTCCGGAAGGAGTTATTTCTCTTCTAAATCCCGATGATGCGGTAGCACTGGTCACAGAAGTTATTGAAGAAATTGAGGAGGAAGCAGAGACTCCCGATCTCTCTGGAATTGAGTCTGAACAAAAATGAAAAGGTGGAGAAGAAGAAACTGTTACGGACGCAGAAAGTGAGAACACTAACGATAAAACGAGCGACAAAAAAGCGTAACGTCTAGCATGCATCTCATAACTCATATCTGTTATACTACATAGTATGAGTAAAATAGAACGACAGTCCCCACGGATGTTGTTTGCATATACCATGATGTTCACGATGCTGTTTGCTTTGTATGTGCATCCTGCCATCGCACAGGTGACTGAGGATGATGTTACAGTACGCAGAGCACAGCTTGAAAATGAACTTTCATCACTTGATGCAGAAATTGCTGTTCAGCAGAACTTACTTGAAGGTAAACAGAAAGAAAGCACGTCACTTGAGCGAGACATTTCAATTCTTGATGGCAAAATTGAAAAAGCGCGTTTGAATATTAGAGTTAGAAATATTGCAATAAGAAAACTTTCAGAGGATATAACAGGCAAGGAAAAAATAATAGGAGATCTTAATACTAAACTGGAAAAAGAAAAAGAGTCTCTAGCACAGCTGTTGCGGCGGACAAATGAGATAGATAATATGACATTAGCGGAAGTCATACTGGGAAATCAGAATCTTTCCGATTTTTTTGAAGACTTAGACAGTTTTGACTCAATAAAACGGGCTCTGAGCCATTCATTTATTGAAATAGAGGTTACCAA includes:
- a CDS encoding class II fructose-bisphosphate aldolase; this translates as MKSLKDVISEAEKNKVAIGHFNISDTEGLRGIFRAAKSLNLPIIIGTSEGERDFVGVKQAVALVKSLREEYDYPIYLNADHTYSFEKVKVAIDAGYNAVIFDGTKLSFDENIKITKQCVEYAKSVNPDILVEGEIGYIGTSSKILDAIPEGAEITEENLTKPEELKQFVKETGVDLIAPAVGNLHGMLRSGKNPNISIKRISELREAGGVPVVLHGGSGISDADFKDAIEAGIAIVHINTEIRIAYKKGITLSLQENPDEIAPYRFMKRGMLEIEKVVESRLKLFNNL
- a CDS encoding D-glycerate dehydrogenase, translating into MKKIYITRAIPESGIKLLKEEGHEVTVSEKDGVLTTEELISELKKTEYDAVLCLLTDTINVAVYDAVPSSKIFANYAVGYNNIDVEEAKERGITVTNTPGVLTETVAEHTFALLLAIALRVAEGDRFTRKGLYDGWAPMLLLGTDLKGKTLGILGAGQIGQRVTHHAVRGFDMKVCYYDVKRNEEFEKEYGATFEESVEGVLKKADFVTVHVPLLDSTKHLINAERLKMMKPTAYLINSSRGPVVDESALVEALKNKTIRGAALDVFEEEPKLAPGLSELENVVITPHTASATEETRGKMSEIAAQNIIEYLSGKTPPNIVS
- a CDS encoding 50S ribosomal protein L25; this translates as MLKLEVEKREATQKPKKLREEGKIPAVFYSGKEPTTSITLSKKDFEKVWKEAGESSVIELSGVGDNKEALIHDVDTDPVSGSVRHADFYIIEKGKKVTVKVPIEFDGTPLAVKDLGGTLVKVIHELEIEVLPKDLPHNIIVDVSSLSDFESRIFVKDIKLPEGVISLLNPDDAVALVTEVIEEIEEEAETPDLSGIESEQK